In the Pseudomonadota bacterium genome, one interval contains:
- the wecB gene encoding UDP-N-acetylglucosamine 2-epimerase (non-hydrolyzing) has product MSALVHLIAGARPNFMKIAPVVRALDARSSEFRYRIVHTGQHYDRQMSDVFFEELGIPAPDRHLDAGGGSHAEQTAKIMMAYEPIAMEERPDATVVVGDVNSTVACSLVAKKLHIPVAHIEAGLRSGDRRMPEEINRLVTDAISDLFFATEPAGLENLLAEGKDEASVHFVGHVMVDNLLYQLERLGRVGDEGLEARDIKAELERYGVVTMHRPSNVDDPQVLGGIMAALGRISESLPLIFPVHPRTRAGLEAAQIPIPAGIKLIGPLSYMAFLNLWKDATIVLTDSGGLQEETTALSVPCLTMRENTERPVTVAEGTNQLVGTDPALIESAARNVLAGDVPTGRRPELWDGRAAERIVEHIAQFLGRTVKA; this is encoded by the coding sequence ATGTCCGCACTTGTTCACCTGATCGCTGGTGCACGCCCCAATTTCATGAAGATCGCACCCGTGGTGCGCGCCCTCGACGCGCGCTCCTCCGAGTTCCGGTACCGAATCGTGCACACGGGGCAGCACTACGACCGGCAGATGAGTGATGTGTTTTTCGAGGAGCTCGGCATTCCCGCTCCCGATCGCCACCTGGACGCAGGGGGCGGGAGTCACGCTGAACAGACCGCCAAGATCATGATGGCCTACGAGCCCATCGCCATGGAGGAGCGCCCGGATGCGACCGTGGTCGTCGGGGATGTGAACTCCACCGTCGCGTGTTCGCTTGTAGCGAAAAAGCTACACATTCCGGTGGCGCACATCGAAGCGGGCCTTCGCAGCGGCGACCGTCGCATGCCCGAGGAGATCAACCGCTTGGTGACCGACGCCATCAGCGACCTGTTCTTTGCGACGGAACCTGCGGGGCTCGAGAACCTGCTCGCCGAGGGCAAAGACGAGGCCAGCGTCCACTTCGTCGGTCACGTGATGGTGGACAACCTTCTGTACCAGCTCGAGCGGCTCGGCCGCGTCGGCGACGAGGGGCTCGAGGCACGTGACATCAAGGCCGAACTGGAACGCTACGGGGTGGTGACCATGCATCGCCCCTCCAATGTGGACGACCCGCAGGTGCTCGGCGGCATCATGGCCGCCCTGGGGCGCATCAGCGAGTCGCTGCCGCTGATCTTCCCCGTCCATCCCCGTACGCGCGCGGGCCTGGAGGCCGCGCAGATACCGATCCCCGCCGGTATCAAGCTGATCGGGCCCTTGTCCTACATGGCGTTCCTGAATCTTTGGAAGGACGCCACCATCGTGCTCACGGACAGCGGTGGCTTGCAGGAGGAAACCACGGCCCTGTCCGTGCCTTGCCTCACTATGCGCGAGAACACCGAGCGCCCGGTGACCGTGGCCGAAGGGACCAATCAGCTGGTGGGAACGGACCCGGCGCTCATCGAGAGCGCCGCGCGCAACGTGCTGGCGGGCGATGTACCCACGGGGCGTCGTCCGGAGCTGTGGGATGGTCGAGCGGCGGAGCGCATCGTCGAGCACATCGCCCAGTTCCTCGGGCGTACTGTCAAAGCCTAA
- a CDS encoding lipopolysaccharide biosynthesis protein encodes MAEAERRRYTSPLCSAGATVAEPAKDSVGKRVISGFRWLAMARLAGQAGTWVVTLVVIRLLTPDDYGLMAMATIVIGFFALLEEFGMGAAITQRSELPDGLVSKVFGVVILVNSTAAVLLLLLAHPMAAFFDEPRITPIIWVLTLRFPLLTMLTIPQAMLDRRMQFKRKAMVIFVAMITGSVISLILALSGAGVWSLVYSSIGATLVRTIGMNLAARHFEWPSFSFKGMREVVTFGGQVTVMRVLWYVYSKADVFVIGRLLGKEVLGLYAVAMQLASLPMKKLAANVNEVGFVGFSRLQDDKAEIARQFMRATELVAIFSFPVFFGISTIAPEIVTVILGPEWIGAIVPLQLLSLSCPLRMINQVLNSALLGIGKADVALVNTGLTTVILPASFLFGAQYGLVGVCWAWIIGFTLCFAAIAYRSLPLLHVSRAQYVKLILAFAASAGTMWIAVSLARQAVTYSGTPPGVYSLAALIAVGAGVFGLIALTLHRSSAALALKMVR; translated from the coding sequence ATGGCCGAAGCTGAACGGCGGCGCTACACTTCGCCGCTTTGCTCTGCGGGGGCCACCGTGGCCGAGCCAGCCAAGGACAGCGTTGGAAAGCGCGTGATATCCGGCTTCCGCTGGCTCGCGATGGCCCGCCTCGCCGGCCAGGCGGGCACCTGGGTCGTCACCCTCGTCGTCATCCGCCTGCTCACGCCCGACGACTACGGCCTGATGGCCATGGCGACCATCGTCATCGGCTTCTTCGCCCTGCTCGAGGAATTCGGCATGGGCGCGGCGATCACCCAGCGCAGCGAACTCCCCGACGGCCTGGTGAGCAAGGTCTTCGGCGTCGTGATCCTGGTCAACTCGACCGCCGCGGTGCTGCTGCTCCTCCTGGCCCACCCGATGGCGGCGTTTTTCGACGAACCCCGAATCACCCCCATCATCTGGGTGCTCACCCTGCGCTTCCCGCTGCTCACGATGCTCACCATCCCCCAGGCGATGCTCGATCGGCGTATGCAGTTCAAGCGCAAGGCGATGGTGATCTTCGTTGCCATGATCACCGGCAGCGTGATCTCCCTGATCCTCGCCCTGTCCGGCGCCGGGGTCTGGTCCCTCGTCTACAGCTCCATCGGCGCCACCCTCGTGCGCACCATCGGCATGAACCTCGCGGCACGCCACTTCGAGTGGCCGAGTTTCTCCTTCAAGGGCATGCGCGAGGTCGTCACCTTCGGCGGCCAAGTCACGGTGATGCGCGTGCTTTGGTACGTCTACTCGAAGGCGGACGTGTTCGTGATCGGGCGACTGCTCGGCAAGGAAGTGTTGGGCCTCTACGCGGTCGCCATGCAGCTCGCGTCCCTGCCGATGAAGAAGCTAGCTGCCAACGTCAACGAAGTGGGGTTCGTCGGCTTCTCGCGTCTGCAGGACGACAAGGCGGAAATCGCCCGTCAGTTCATGCGCGCCACGGAGCTCGTGGCGATCTTCAGCTTCCCGGTCTTCTTCGGTATTTCGACGATAGCGCCGGAGATCGTGACGGTCATTCTCGGCCCCGAATGGATCGGGGCCATCGTGCCCCTGCAGCTACTGAGCCTGAGTTGTCCGCTGCGCATGATTAATCAGGTGCTGAACTCGGCCCTGCTCGGCATCGGCAAGGCTGACGTCGCCCTGGTCAACACGGGGCTCACCACGGTTATCCTGCCCGCTAGCTTCCTGTTCGGCGCGCAGTACGGGCTGGTGGGCGTTTGCTGGGCCTGGATCATCGGGTTCACCCTGTGCTTCGCCGCCATCGCGTACCGATCCCTGCCGCTTCTGCATGTCTCCCGAGCGCAGTATGTCAAGCTGATCCTCGCCTTCGCGGCCAGTGCTGGCACCATGTGGATCGCGGTCAGCCTTGCCCGACAGGCGGTCACCTATTCGGGGACCCCGCCAGGGGTGTATTCTCTGGCCGCGCTCATCGCGGTGGGGGCCGGCGTTTTCGGCCTGATCGCGCTGACGTTGCACCGCAGCTCAGCGGCCCTCGCTCTGAAGATGGTGCGATGA